The genomic stretch ATTGCAGCTGCAGTGCCAACATAATCTAGGGGGAAAATACATGCCAAGAAATTCAAAAACCGCAACACTTCTGCTCTCCGTTCTGCTCATCCTGTCACTGCTCGTTTCCGCTTGCTCAGGATCGAACAATTCGGGCAATAATGCCGCTTCTTCCGATCCGGCTGGCAATGACGGCGCAGCAGCCATTTCCTCATCTAACGAGAAAGAACTGGAGTTGACGATTGCGTTCATTGGACTCGGGAATATGAATGAAGTCGCTCTTGTTGAGGAACAAATCAGCAAAATTACTAAAGAAAAAATCAACGCGACGGTCAAATTGATGCCGATCGATATTGGCGCTTGGGTACAGCAAGTCAACCTGCTGCTAGCAGGCAACGAGCCTCTGGATCTCCTTGTTACTTCTTCTTTCTTCAACTTCAGCTCGCAGGTAGCCAAAGGACAGCTGCTGCCGATCAACGAGCTTGTGGAGAAACACGCACCGACCATTAAAGATACGATGGAATTAGCAATTTTCAACGCAACGAAAGTTGGCGGCAAGAGCTATGGCGTGCCAAGCGTGCGTGATACGGCGGCCGACCACGGCTTCGTGGCTAGGAAAGACCTGATGGACAAGTATGGCCTGACGTTCGATAATATAAAAACGTATGCGGATCTTGATCCGATCTTCCAGAAGATCAAAGAGAACGAGCCGGGGATGTATCCGCTGGTTCAGCGTTCCCAAGCTTCGGGGATTGCGTCTGAAATCGTACGCGGTTACATCGATACGCTGGGCGATACGCCAGGTATTCTAATCGTCGAGAATCAGGATCTGAAAGTTTTGAACCTATACGAACAGCAAATATATAAGGACGCTCTGCAGCTTGCACGCAGATGGTACCAGGCTGGATACACCATGCAGGATGCCGCTACGACGCAGGAAGGCAATAATAGTCTGTTGAAAGCGGGCAAAGGCTTCAGCTACCTGTCCAACATGAAACCCGGCTTCGAAGCACAGGAGAAAACGATTAACGGATATGAAATGGTGGCTGCCCGATTCGTGCCTCCGATTTCCACTTCCGACTCCGGTACGGGATTCATGATGTCGATTCCAAAAAATACACAGGATCCGGATCGCGCTGCACAGCTGCTGAACCTGCTCTATACCGACAAGGACATCGCTAATTTGATTGCTAATGGCGTCGAAGACAAGCATTACGTAGATGCCGGCAACGGACAGATCAAAGCGCCGGAAGGCGGAAGCAACTACGTCTTCAACCAATGGCAAGTCGGCAACAACGCGCTGGCTAAAGTATGGGAAGGCACGGAGCCCGATATCTGGGAGCAGACGAAGGAGTTCAACAATTCATCGACCTTCTCCAAAGCGCTCGGCTTCTCGTTCGATTCTTCTCCTGTGAAGACCGAGATCGCAGCGGTAGCCAACGTAAACAACCAATACAAGGCTGGTCTGGAGTCGGGTACGATCGATCCCGCCAAGCTGGATGAATTCATCAGCAAGCTGAAATCTGCGGGCCTCGACAAGATCATTGCCGAGAAGCAGAAGCAGCTCGATCAGTGGGCGGTAGAAAACAACGTGCAATAACCGGATATAAGGATTGGCAAGGTGAAACGGCTGTCGCCGTCCTTTGGCGGCGCCAGCGTGTTTCACTCCGGAGAAATATAGAGATAGTAGGGTGAAATGATCTGCTTTTCTATATTTCAAGTGAAAGCCCCCTTCGTCGAAACAGCGTTTCGACGAAGGGGGCTTTTTATGACGAGGAGGATGAATGTGATGTCATTTGCGATCGAGGTTAACGCGATCCTCTGATCGCGGGGTGTTTTTTTGGTGACATTGTTTATATTTTGATACGTAGGATCGCGGCGGCGTACGGCGGCAGCGGATAAACGTTGTTATCGCATTTGAAATCTGAATCCTTGGGCGACACCGATTCAGGCAGGTCGATCGTATTTGCGTCCTTCGGATTCCCGGAGGTCAGCACCGTTTGTATGCCTTGCACCGGAACGTTTCCAGCGCCGTGAATATGGATTTCCGTCTCCAATAGATAAGGAGAAGGATTAACCAGTTTGATAATCAGTTCGCCTGCTGTACGGTCCAAAGTTGAAACGGATGTTAAATACGGAATCGGTGCCGACTGGTACTCGTGGATGAGCTCTCCATTTAGGAAACACTTTACCGTGTCATTGACGATAGTCACCTGCATATGCTGCCAATCCGATTCCTGGACGGTGATCTTTCTGTTGGGCGCCAATTTGACGCGAGACCAGCCGACGATGCGTACCAGGCGGCTTTCCCCATCCGAATCTAATTCCCATAAGAGATAATTCTGCTTGTCCCATGGCAGATGGCGGTCGAGCAGGCGAAGCCGAATCCCTTCTGAACCTAGTAGCGCTTTGACGGAAACGTCATACTGGCTCCAAGAAGGATCGCCAATCCACAGCGTGCCGTGGAACTCCCTGCACTGCGGCTGACTGCCGGATAAACGGTTCAGGCGCAGCAGGGTTTCACTGCCGCTGCTTACGATGAGATCCCGAATCCGATCAAGCGCCTTCTCCTCGACGCCCAAGCCTCCGTAAAGGTCGGCCGAACGGCTTTCTGTAGCGACATAGCTATCTACCACGTACTCTCCGCGATGCTCGCCGAACATCTTCTGAATGTGAAAGGAAGGCGTGCCGCACACTCTCGTTCCGTCAAAATAGATCAAGCTGGGATCCCACACGGTGTGATGAATATTGGCGAATAGCGGAGCATACGACGACATGGTAACCAGGTCCTGATTTCTTTCCATGCCCGTCATAAAAGCCGCCTCGCTGAGCGCACCGAGCAGGGTGCCGGTCTTATTGTCAACGATCATCGCATATTCACCAACATAGATCTTAGGTCCGCTGCGGTCATAATGGTCATACATGTCATGGTATTGCTGATAGAAATCGTTATCCGCGTAGAAGTGCTCATCCACGATCTCAACCGGCAGCCCCTTCGTCTCCGTCCCCACTTCCCAATGCGTGTTCCATATGGTCACGATTTCCGGATATTTCTCTTTTACGGATTCATAGAAAACCCGGTATCTGAGGTTATATTCGGGTCCGAAATTTTCGTTGCCGATCTCTAAGTATTTCAGTCCAAAAGGTTCGGGATGGCCGTGCTTGGCACGCAAGGAGCCCCAATAGCTGGTGACCGGCCCGTTCGCGTATTCGATGGCGTCGAGCATATCCTGCACCCATTCGGACAGATCCTCCATCGGGATCATTTCACCGGGCCTGCCTTGGCAGGTTAATCCGCAATTCACCACGAACATCATCTCCAATCCCATATCTTCCGCCATTTGAAGATACTCATGATACCCGAGGCCGTTCGTCGTTCGGTACTGCCACAACGTCCAATGAGAGGTTCTTTCGGATAGGTCTCCTATCGTTTTTTTCCATCTGTATGCAGTCTCGACGGAGAATCCTTCCACGAAGCAGCCTCCGGGGAACCGCAGGAAGGAAGGCTTCAGCTGCTGAAGCATGCCGACCAAATCAGGACGCAGCCCGTTCTTTTTATGAAGGAAGGTGGTCGCGGGGAACAAGGAAACGAGCTCCAGCCAGAACGTTCCCGCTGATTGCGTGGAGAACGCGAGTATCGCCTCGGCGTCATCTCGGTCGCTTTCCAGCGTCAATTCATACTTCAGCCATTCACCGGAGGTTAAAGTAACCGAACCAAAGGCATAAACGTTTCCCGAACGATCTTCTAGGGTGATCTCGAGATCTCCCTGGAATCCGTCGGCTTTCTTCCCATAAAACGAAAGGTTGTACGTCTCCCCGGATCGAACGGGAATGCCCCAAAAACCGGTATTGCAGACGGATACTCTGCCGTGCGGAACGGATGCCGCCTCAACCCTCAGGGAAATCGGATTTGTTTCATTGAGCGGAAGCTCATCGTCGAGTTTGATTTCAGCTTCGCATCCTTCTGAAATTTGTGTATACCAGCCGGGAATGGGATCGGTATGTTCAAAAGGCGAGATCCAGCCGGCAGGAGAATGAAGCTTGCAATTTTCGACATGGCATCTGTCCGGAACCAATGTATCTTCGAAAGACCGGTTACGGATCAGCTCCGCGTAGATCCCTCCGTCTCCGGCATGACTAATTTCTTCAAAAAATAGCCCGTACAGAGTTGAGCTTACCGGAAAACGGATTTTATCCGCATGAATAGTTACATTCGCTGATTTGCGCATGAGCAGGCACTCCTTTTCGGTTATCTAAAACTGCTACCATTATAGAACAGGACGTTCCTCAAAGCTTTCAATATGACGACATTGCGCTTGTGTTTTGATGACATGCTGAAATGCTGCGAAAGTCAGATTATCGAAAGCGGAAAGTCGTATTATTGGTAGGTGTTCTGCCGGATACTTCTTTAGAATGAGAATCAAAGCACTAGTATAAAAATGATTATACCCAGCAAGGCAAAAACAGAACAGTAGGGAGAGCAATGAACATGACCTTTACCGAGAAGACCCGCATTGGCACGATCTACAAA from Paenibacillus sp. FSL H8-0548 encodes the following:
- a CDS encoding ABC transporter substrate-binding protein: MPRNSKTATLLLSVLLILSLLVSACSGSNNSGNNAASSDPAGNDGAAAISSSNEKELELTIAFIGLGNMNEVALVEEQISKITKEKINATVKLMPIDIGAWVQQVNLLLAGNEPLDLLVTSSFFNFSSQVAKGQLLPINELVEKHAPTIKDTMELAIFNATKVGGKSYGVPSVRDTAADHGFVARKDLMDKYGLTFDNIKTYADLDPIFQKIKENEPGMYPLVQRSQASGIASEIVRGYIDTLGDTPGILIVENQDLKVLNLYEQQIYKDALQLARRWYQAGYTMQDAATTQEGNNSLLKAGKGFSYLSNMKPGFEAQEKTINGYEMVAARFVPPISTSDSGTGFMMSIPKNTQDPDRAAQLLNLLYTDKDIANLIANGVEDKHYVDAGNGQIKAPEGGSNYVFNQWQVGNNALAKVWEGTEPDIWEQTKEFNNSSTFSKALGFSFDSSPVKTEIAAVANVNNQYKAGLESGTIDPAKLDEFISKLKSAGLDKIIAEKQKQLDQWAVENNVQ
- a CDS encoding alpha-L-arabinofuranosidase C-terminal domain-containing protein, whose translation is MRKSANVTIHADKIRFPVSSTLYGLFFEEISHAGDGGIYAELIRNRSFEDTLVPDRCHVENCKLHSPAGWISPFEHTDPIPGWYTQISEGCEAEIKLDDELPLNETNPISLRVEAASVPHGRVSVCNTGFWGIPVRSGETYNLSFYGKKADGFQGDLEITLEDRSGNVYAFGSVTLTSGEWLKYELTLESDRDDAEAILAFSTQSAGTFWLELVSLFPATTFLHKKNGLRPDLVGMLQQLKPSFLRFPGGCFVEGFSVETAYRWKKTIGDLSERTSHWTLWQYRTTNGLGYHEYLQMAEDMGLEMMFVVNCGLTCQGRPGEMIPMEDLSEWVQDMLDAIEYANGPVTSYWGSLRAKHGHPEPFGLKYLEIGNENFGPEYNLRYRVFYESVKEKYPEIVTIWNTHWEVGTETKGLPVEIVDEHFYADNDFYQQYHDMYDHYDRSGPKIYVGEYAMIVDNKTGTLLGALSEAAFMTGMERNQDLVTMSSYAPLFANIHHTVWDPSLIYFDGTRVCGTPSFHIQKMFGEHRGEYVVDSYVATESRSADLYGGLGVEEKALDRIRDLIVSSGSETLLRLNRLSGSQPQCREFHGTLWIGDPSWSQYDVSVKALLGSEGIRLRLLDRHLPWDKQNYLLWELDSDGESRLVRIVGWSRVKLAPNRKITVQESDWQHMQVTIVNDTVKCFLNGELIHEYQSAPIPYLTSVSTLDRTAGELIIKLVNPSPYLLETEIHIHGAGNVPVQGIQTVLTSGNPKDANTIDLPESVSPKDSDFKCDNNVYPLPPYAAAILRIKI